In the Argiope bruennichi chromosome 8, qqArgBrue1.1, whole genome shotgun sequence genome, agaaaaaaaactcctgaacatgcataattttaaatgaatagcaCTGCAGGatacttcataaaattttacaaatcatgCAGACAGGAATGTCTAAAGTTCagaaaattactttatacttGTAAGTTCCCAAATCATTTTCACTTCCTGTAATCATCCAAATCACTTCCTGTAATGATATAACCACATCCTCCCTCCACTGATGTCAAAACAACTGCTCTGCCACATTTCACATCAGTTTGAATTTATCAATCATCTTCAAACCAAATGTAGTTGTTGGACCAGAGCCATTTCTTACACccttattttttggaatttcttaAATGCAATTACTGCACAGTCACTATTCTTGTTAGAAAACTTCACAAGCAGAGTCCAATACTTCAATGAAAGAGTCATGACAACCTTCTCAGACATAAACTAACAGGAAGTGCATGTTCTCTGCCTTTTTTTTATACCAAGTATAATGTGTAGTGTGCATATCATGTCTTTaattaacatcttaaaattaacatatcttttaaagtaataattttttagatttttatgatGAGTATAATGCTATCTATCGGAccaacttttaaacttttttcttcttctcaaaataaattgaattcccATTGCATCACACATGTTCAAATGAAATGACAAGTCATTCTgactgttcttttatttttacagctATCTGAAATTATGAATTCAATCATAATCACCTTGTACTTCCCAACATTTACTTTCTGCTTTACTAATGACATGTGCTCTGTGCctcattaaaattaatcatgGTCTGGATGACTTAATTTTCATCTATGAACTTTATCTATGacttaatttccattaaaaatctacaatttaaagTAGCATGTCTGATCTTTCAATAAATGAGAGTTTTGTATTTTACCAAGGCTGCATTTTCTCCAAACACTTCTACACTTCTAAATTGTTCACATTATATAAGTTAGTCAGTGTATAAAATACAGGAGTTATAAGAATCATTTGGTAACTagggtttaataaaaaaaaatatttcatctggaGATCAATAAGACATTAATGAAATTACAGTTTTGGGGGGCCAAGCAGGAAGAGAACACAATGCAACATTCACTATTTATTCAGAAGTCTAAAGATGGATTAAAAGGTTTTCTGGGTTGCAActgaaatctggaaaaaaaattacttaattttaatattgcagaTACATAAGGAGTGCTTTACCTTATGCATCTGCAATATAAGAAGATATGCACTAACAGTACTCCTGTGCCAATTATAATGGAATAACAATATTCCATAGttttaatgaatggaaataaGTGTAGATCTTCAATAAGTGTAGATTTAAAAAGatgcagttttaaaaacaataaaatttttggacatgcattcaaatatttttgtaatatttttcacaaatataaaacactGCTAAAAAGCCTCCTTTTTTCAGTTTCAGCAGACCAATAGTAATCAAGAAACTTGTTGACATTTTATTCCTATATCGGTATTTATTTTCTCGGCTTTTTAGGATCATCAATctctatcaaaaataaatgcttcatgtttttgctttttttgacaatgtttttcattaactgtttaaaaatagaataaagagattaaataaaatatataaataataaagagataaatataaaaaagagattATCAGTTCAgatgcctaattttttttttttttttttttttttttaatggctgaAGAATATTAGCAATATAAGAGAAGTTAATATTAGCCAGAATCAATTATCATGacaagtatttataatattaccACTTACATTAAGTCCAGgaaaaggtgtttttttaaattgaaaaaatctatGTATTTCTCTATGttctcaaatatgtttaaaatacgtTCACATATACTGATATTTTCTACATAGTGgaaagaacaaaatttcaatgaaaattaaaataaaattcagtccAATAACTTCCAGGAAATAGGCACATTTAGCTCACCTACTTTAAACATTCTATGCATTGCTCTTAAAATAACATCCACTTTCCATTCAATAGATTTAAGTTCATAATGGATAATGTGTAGTCCACAAGCAcctagatctaaaattttatagttatttttgcaCAGAAATTTAACTttgacatgtttttaaaatttaaaagttacatttggttaatccatattaatttgtaaaagtaacaGTATGCTTaagctttatataattttttttaattatcaaacaatttttgattagtggcatgccttaaaaatattgaattctaataTCTTGTGGAAACCCTAATGGTTGATTAACACCACTATATTACAATTAGATCCATttggtatttttatgaaatgtggtTCATAGCTTCATCAaagcatatcatatatttttaagtgtttaaagatttttttaaagagattgtTAAAAAAACAGAGCTCATCTGTAACAaataataaacaacatttttgtataaattaaagtacattttttggCTATTTCACTATCaatgaacatatgtgaaaatatttccaatataccattgaatgcattaaaggacaaATATGACTCAACAAGTCTTAATGCCTAtagaagttttcaaatttaattgactattcttgaactaaaaagtttgaaattggcttattttcagaatcaaatttgatgttttcagaCTTGGCATACCTTctcttttattccttttaaatatgaagtCCAATATCAGTGATGACTTTTTTGAATCAGCACACAATTTTGCATATTTTCCTCATTTGACTTGCCAAATATGTGCATGCTGTCCCATAATACTtaagcttattatcttcttacaaagcaaGAAGTGTTTTGCGAAACTTCTCTGAAACATTCAACAAAgtcagaattcatatttttattcattcaatctgtagctcattgtttaaaaaaaattgattaatcttCTCTGAATAAGCTTATATCTTCTCAAATAGTAAACAAGATGTTCAATACACTCATATGTGAGTGACTATACACAATGTGATGCTTCCACAGATTGAATGTTTCTATTCCTAccagagaaatttattctattctttcacaTAGTTTCAGCAGTCTTGCATATGTTCAATAGCTGCAATTTGGGAATGTCATGGAAAACTAACTGCCTCTCAAAATAAAATTGGACTGATCTATGCACAGAAAAAAGGGGGAGCGAGTAGAAAAAGTACGAGTTTCTGCGATTACACTATCACAAATGGTGgtgttttatttcttgaattattgccaatgacattttattcttgcaatgtttagagattgtttttttttcttctttttttttaaagataatttttaaaatatttgtatttttttcagttcACCTGGGGCCACAGCAACCCTGTTTTTGGAGTAAGGgtagtttttttaaagtacaaataaaactgaaacttAAAACAATGGATGAGCAAAATGGAGGAAAAAAACAATAACAGTTTACGAATGGaccaggaaaaaaaattcaatcatcatattggtgaaaaataattacttaatgcATTTATGATCATATACCTAAATATGTATCTATGATCTACTTTCTAGATTTctcaaaatagtatatatattcagTCCAGTTCATagcatttaacattttgttttcaagCTTGTTAATTACCTGAAAAACTAGAATACAAACACGTAAAATTAGATTAGGTATATGGGgggaaaaattgataaaaatattttgtatatgtgaATAAGAAAAATTGATACTAAGTATACAGactgaagatataaaaaaaagatacaagaATTATACCATCAAATTAGaagcaaaaaatatgtaaatctttCCAATAAGATTTCGTTAAAATTACTCTGTCATAAGAAATCAAATGATATTAGTCgtagaaattttacattaaaaagaaaggTATTAATATTATGGGTTTGGTTAAATCTCCTGCATAGGTACATAGAAGAGTCGTCAATGTGTAAGCGATATTTATAAGAGCAAACACATAACTCTAGCAGATTACGTCTCAATCTATCTTCTTACGTCATGAAACAACAAGGAAGTAAATTCTTCTACATTTCCTTCtattcattttaacaaaatttggatttcaaataaatgaattacttaaaaattgtgCAACTGAATTGACATACCATGCGATCCGTAAGCACCCATGGCTACAGCGGCAGCTCCAGAAACCCccgcaaattttataaataaatgtccGGCAACTCTTGAAAGATTCATTGTACCAACTGGCAAAACAGGAGTTGTTTGAGTAGATATCGCTTTTCTACTCTGATTTGGTACTACTTTATCCTGAACAAAGTACCACAACTTTAATGGATTTATGTAATCAAGGGACTTTTCGTATCCCATTTCTcaatcaaaacaaaaaagttCAGATTTCAAACAATCAACAGAAATCGTACCTAGCAACATATTGCCAGATTGACTCAATTTATATAACGACATTGGAGTTTTCAAGTATTCAGtaaaaaacaattgattttgatctaattaattctatgatgATTCTGCAGAAATTTCTTCGACAGAAATAATAATTGTACAATGCTTTCTAAAACAAATCAGTAAGCAAATTTAgcctaaattttattctttagaaatccTTACACTGCGTGAgagacgactttggtttgctttTCCTTCATAAGAagttaagtattttcttttaataaaatattttgataaaatttcgaaCATGTATATAGTTTACTTATTATAGTAGTCCCAAAATAGATgcgtaatttttaattagtattaatattgtaatgtctttagatctttcatttttaatgcctTAATATCATATTTGgctcattacatttatttttaatgacactaattttaatgatataaaacaaatatgctTTTCATTAAAAACGAAATTCTACCCttcatgtaatacaaaaaaaaaaaaaaaggagagagagagagagaaataattcGTATAATCGATGAAATATTCGATAAGATTACATAGGAATTTCGATATTCCTATAAGGATATATCAAACTATATGATTATGAAGGAATTTGCAGAATAGTTTCGGTACATCTGTTTCGAACAATGGTAAACAATTTATTAAGAGTCAATTTTGATTTGCATTGATACAGGTATTTCATTAAGtgtgaaaaataataactataaccTAATGTTTTCTGCGAAAACTTTGTCGAGTGAAAAGGAACGATTaataatcaaaggaaaaaaaataccaagCCCGCCGGGAAATATTTGTGACGTCAGTGGTTTActaaattccagaaattttttaGCGATCTGTTGCGCTGCACGACTTGGTGAAGCTGttagttttataaaagtatttggaagacgttttataaatttaatagtttcgCCATGACGAAAGTTTCGAAAACGGTCTGTTGAATGTGATTGTTGTATTAAggtaaatttgtttatattctttgtactttttttatgtatcatAATAAGTTCCTGGTCTGTTAAAATTCCTTAGATTTTCTAATTTTACTCTCTTTGTgtgaatatgtaaaaataagtattaGCATTGATTTGTATCATCAAAATATggaattgttttattgaattttatagttCTGGTTTCGTTATATTGTGAAATGTTTTCTTGCCCTTGTTTAGTATTTTTAAGTATAGGAGAGAGAACAAAGCTTATTTTCACAATACATGAAAGAACCATTTCTgattctctttatatttttatttttcagtttaacctttgaaaattattttgttattgcttttttccaacgaaaaatatgaaatcttccCGCACTCACTTGGTATCTCGTTCCAAAAGCCCAAAGTGCTCCTATACTCAATCTGGTATGTTATCATTTTCAGCCtaatgtttgaaatttgcttATATAAAAGAACTCATTATATGTAttaccatatttttaatttctatttttcaaatcaatgaaaaaacATAGTCCTTTTTCTATTtacagttttgtaattttaacgaGTATGATAGTGGTGTATAAACTTTGTGAAGTAGATGAATTAAATTCCTAAAAAGATATCTATTTCGAAGGAAAAGTGCCATAATTTAAAATCTCACTTTTCATTGTTGTACTTGAAACCCCATAACATTAACACTTTTGTTGAATATTATGAGTATTAATCTACTTTCACAATTAAGAAAGTTGTTATtgttaagaaaaacaaatacttAGTTTTCGAAGTGTGCCTATAAAAttatagtagaatttttttaatgggatCCAAATTTAGAATGGTAATATTTatcgaattattttgaaattaagaattattctGAACAGGTTCATATTATTACGGTAAAGTTTTccagttaaaatactttttataaaagtaaaatttttaaaaaaagtgtatttgagTAACTCTTTTAGTATGATTtcatgctgaaaatatttttaattaattttgaacaataatattttttaaggcaTAATAAATGGATGAAAGCGATTGGTAACTGCACTTGGCACAATTTTTGGATTTAACACtgatattcatattaatattcgtattaattttaatgtttcattgttTCTAAATCGTGGtgtttatatgcttataattgTTGATATATgcagtttgttttttaaaataggatattaataattaagaacttatattacaaattagaatgttttttttttaatttcattttttaaaaaggagagTTAATGCTCCCTGTATTAATTATCTTATGATTCATTTTCTGTttgtcaatatttatatataagttctatTGTGTCATAAATACCGATGAACTGTTTAATTATAGGCTAAATCCtagagatatatattaaaatgcattagttctctctaattatataattgaatatatattaaaatgcattaattctcTCTAATTATACAATTGAAGATATTGTGGATCTTTCAGAATTCCTCCCTCTGGTTTAGTCACTCaagataaattgcattaaataataaaagaaaattttgtattacattttaaaaacctttttatttagatttttttttaaatagtgaaatttaCATGGTTTTTGattttactcttaaaaatatggaaaagtctttttttttttttttttttttcccctcccctcaaatgccttattttatttattttttgacaggTTATCACCAGAATATGTCTGGGAGTGACACTGATGTTTCCACTTCTACAGAAAATTTAACTgttgaagagaaaaaatttttattaaatggtgtTCGTCAAGAACCACAAGGGGAAGAAACAGTGACAGATGATGTTGACACCATTTCTTCTAATACTTTAATTATCCATGATAAAATTTCTGGAGATCATAATTCTccattttatggaaaaatttatcATCAGGGTAAAGGCATGAATAAACCTGTAATGGATTCTGActcaattgaaaaattcaaaaggtTGTATGCAGAAAATGAAGGAATACATCATATCACTCCTAGAAGCAGTCCACCAGTTCCACTGTCGCCTAAATCTTCTAGTCGACGACCTATGTATTCAGGACTTCAAAAGAGCCCTGTGCATACCCAATGGGAACAATATACTTCAAGTAATGACCATTCACCTAATAAAAATCAAGGTTTGCCTGCATATTCTTCTGGTCCATATCATTATCTTTCTTCCCCAAATTCCTATCAAGAAGCACACCCTGTGCAAGGTATTACTGAAATTCCTAAGGACTATCTAGCTCAGtctgaagttttgaaatatttagcaaAAGAATTAAATCACCAAAATGTGttgactgaaataaataattatccacCAGCCCCAGAATATTCCAAGCAAATGTCTGATCATCGTCAAATTAGTAATGTAAGAAGACGTGGCTATGGTGTGttaaatttaagatcaaaatCAGCTGATAGATTATCAGTGTCTCGGTCACATCCAGATCTGAGCCAcactaaaaattttcattctgaagATAATAGTGCCAAATTATCCCCTGGACAACAGaggtaatttttattcttttttatgaatgtttttcgatagagatattttagattttaatatggAAGATTTTTACGattgtttcttatatatattttagcattatatgtaataattatgttaaatataaggtttgtaatattttttaacttcttatttaactgctgaaatttttttatatgaaaaatgaaattctattctaataaaaattcaaaattaattaataagtgcCCAAAATTTTGGCTTcttgttcatatttttaatgtacctttgttaattaatatatgacttgtattaatgattaatatatgAACTTGAATATGACAAACTTGTGTTCTTGTCcatgcattcatattttttactaattgtaAATTTTCATAGTTAGAAATTTTTCAGTATCAGGCAAATAGCTTCTTTTGTAGCTTTACAACCTGTATTTTTTCGTATTTAGGCCTGAGACTCATGGCAGAGCTATACATGGAGTTGATTCGGAAATGGTTTCTATGCAAACCAATCAAATGATAGAGCTCTTGTCTGCTGAAAATACAGCTTTAAAAACTGAATTGgacttatattataaaaaagtctCCAAATTACAAAaggtaaaaatcaaaatattaatacattcatattaatatatgttgtatatttatatgatactaattcataaaagataaatttcaggATTTTTATTCCAAGAAAGAACCaacgttttaaaaaatgtggtAATTTGAGAATTTGTATGTAATTAAGTATTTTTGTGTGCgagtaatttgtaataattttttttttgaaagagtaATCGTTGTCAAGTTTTGTTATTGACTATATTCCTAGCATTCATCCCTATAATCGCTCTATGATAAACATAAGTATGATTTTGTTGTAGTGCTCCccatccccctttttttttctgaggcCTGCTCATAAAAAAAGtgtctttgtttaaaaaaaatacatttttacattgtatcagaattttatatttgctgTTGCTAAAAAcacttatttacattttgttaattaatgtatgtaatattcttttttatttttaaaattattgatttcgaGCTTAAAGCTCTAGTGgaacataaatttatattgcaGGATAAAGTAAAATTGGGTCCtattaacattttgttaaatagGAAATTCAAAGACTAGGTGCATGACTAATTCTGGgtgtgatatataattttattctaaaatattagatttggaaataattttaattatattaattgcatttagtTTGAATTGGAGATACAGAAAGTTCACAAAGCATATGAAGATCTGGTGCAGTCATCAGAAAAACGAGAAAGGTTAGAACAATCAATCCGAAATCGCTTAGAAATGGAAATTCGACGTTTACAGGATCATAACAAAGATTTAAgaggtaatataattttatttatttgaagaatgataccttattgaatttcaattatataaaactgTTATACTGGTGCTTATTATTCTTTATCTGTGTCCCACCAACTGTGAAATCTCTGAATTCAGagctctaaaattaattttcgaacCTTCTGGGtaattcaactatttttttaaattcattgtggCAGCTTTGGAAATTTGCTTATTTGTTAGATTCTtcttatatctaataaaaaaacaaatcattaatttaaaagcaaaagcaattaaatcattaattatcttCACATGAATCgttttatctttaaatgaatgtTATTGTGTTTCAAGTTTTATAGCTAacatgttacattttttattcttcgACATATCATTTTATAGTCAAAAGTTACTTTGAATCATttattgaactaaatattttattgaaaaaaggttttaaaaagtttattaatgaaTTACTTACTATTCtcatttttgcaaatattcaaTCCTTAAACCTCAACCCCTTCTGAGTTCCATGCATCTCTTAACAGCtgttaatttaactattttaaacttCTACTTAAGCATTTCAATAGTTCACATTTTAGTCTGATTTCTCAAATCTATTATTTGTCCTCTGAACAGTTAAAAATTGCTAGCTTcctcttttattttgattctccTTAGTAAATGCAGGACTTGTTTCTTTCATtagcttaataaataatatctaaagaCAATAATCATCTGTAatccttaaataattaaaaatccatttttaaaatttcgaataaacagaTTTATAGCTTTTCATCATGGCTACATTTTCTCCAAGATGACTCAATTGTGAAAATGATAAACAAGCTAAagacaattgtttaaaaaaatgtagttgcaaaaataaaaagtaaaaataaaaacaaatgaagaaatagtgcttaaaaaatatgaaaaaagcaaaaatacaaGGGAAgcaaattcacaaaatattgcAATTGAAGGAACGCTGTTGAAATCAGGATCTGCATTGATTTATTTCCAGGTGAGCAGTTATGCTTTGTTATGCATaaatcttaatgaattaaaattaagattaagattTTGTCAAACCGTTGCTTGAAATGTTTATGCATAGTAAAATCATTTGCATGATAATTGATCTCAGAACTCATTTAAATTTGCTATAATCCTAAAATTCAAGTGTGTGTATTTTGTACAAAttgtaaactaaattatttattctctgtATCTTGcttaaatttagatataatttcaataaaaatttgcatgtaGATCAAACTGAActcttttgtaatttaaaatactgatttatTCAAATGTCATTCCAGAACATCTTGAATCTGCAAATTCTCACTTCCCTAAAGCAACAGTAAGTaaatatgttaacatttattgcaaattcataaatatgcatatttgctttcttcttttgaaattgtCTGAATGTTGATTGTCTGGTCTCTTATTCCAATCTGAATAAAACTTTGTGAATTATGATTTTATGGAAAATGTTAATGATAGATTAATATGCTTAGTTATAAATGATATGTTAATTCAATGCATTTTGTGTTGGCAtgctaattttaactttaaaaaataggattgttgtatgaaatataaaatttaaaactcgtATTAAAGTCTGTAAgatctttaatttatattgcaTTGTATGAATTTCTCAGTTTAATATCCAATTCTTATGTACTATTTGCTTTGTAATATCTAAAAGGTTTCTACTTGTTAAAGGAAATCTTTTGAATAATGTGCATGTCTGTTagtgtataatttatatatatgctttttttatatatatatactctgtatctaaatttaaaattatatctgttgcgttttcttttaacacatttaaaatgcaattttttttttagtatatataaagtattaagtttatattttattgtgtttccaaaaatgttaacattattaAGATATATTCTCAGtaataccaaataattttttaattcataaagaaatctgtttttttccgtttttaatattaatgatgaaAGAATGTTCTTGCATATATTATAATAGTTCATCAGTAGAGAATTTTGGCAttgtttattacttattatacaattgaaaaaaacttctgttttgcaatattatataatgaCATTAATACTTAGTTGtaaagaataattaatgttttcttatAGTTTTCTGATATTACTGATACAGAACTTAGGAAAGAGCTTAGTAAAAGAGAAGTTCTGATATCTCAACTCTTAACTCAAAGTATGTATTAATGCTTTTggtattattctttatttttatttattgttactcAAGTGTTCTAAATCctctcaattaatttttttagccaAAGAGTTATTAGCTGAGAAAGATAGACAAGAAATAGAATTACAAGCTCAGAGAGCAACTTTACACGAGCAGAGGAATCACATAGACATTCTAGATAATGCCTTAACAAATGCACAAGCTAATGTTGTGAGATTAGAAGAAGAGGTATGAAttttcattatgtatttttaaaacttaagcaATTGCTATTTTTGTTCTAAAGGTtattactttaaaagaatatattcaattCAATGATGATGTTATCCTTACAAATAATGATGTTCCTGGTATGATTCCTTAAAAAGGTTGAACAGCTATGCAAAATAACAACAAAGCAGAACAGTCTTTTGCTCAATTGAATCTTGAAGAGGAATAgtaactaaacattaaaaaatatatattttttcaaaaactatttaattgaaatgtgcatttaaaagtaaattcttagttctgtgtttaaataaaacttaaaccaGTAATTCcagaattctttttcttccatCCTTTATTTGcaagttattttaaaacagtacttctATACTAATTgattgcattttaaagaaaaggtGATTAGTAATTCCAGTTTAAGTGTCCACTTAACtaataatccattattatttatttaatattattaaataaataccattttaaacTGATGCATTATTCAGAATTGAGTTTAAAGgcaaaaagtaattaatctttTCTATTTTCCTCTTAtataaagaagtttaaaatacTTCATAAGAAAttgcttcctttttctttttttttttgtatgaattgatTACATTTCAGTGTTttcacatttaagaaataaactattaaaagggaaaatttttaaataaattgattgtttaaataaaatttgatttttggcaatttctctctctctctctctgtaatatatacacacacactatTCCTTTAGAAATCTAAAATGAAGTTTTCTAACGAAAACATATAATTCCTCAAGAAGTTTAAATGTGTATTCTGCTTCcttttgataaa is a window encoding:
- the LOC129981327 gene encoding angiomotin-like isoform X1 translates to MKSSRTHLVSRSKSPKCSYTQSGYHQNMSGSDTDVSTSTENLTVEEKKFLLNGVRQEPQGEETVTDDVDTISSNTLIIHDKISGDHNSPFYGKIYHQGKGMNKPVMDSDSIEKFKRLYAENEGIHHITPRSSPPVPLSPKSSSRRPMYSGLQKSPVHTQWEQYTSSNDHSPNKNQGLPAYSSGPYHYLSSPNSYQEAHPVQGITEIPKDYLAQSEVLKYLAKELNHQNVLTEINNYPPAPEYSKQMSDHRQISNVRRRGYGVLNLRSKSADRLSVSRSHPDLSHTKNFHSEDNSAKLSPGQQRPETHGRAIHGVDSEMVSMQTNQMIELLSAENTALKTELDLYYKKVSKLQKFELEIQKVHKAYEDLVQSSEKRERLEQSIRNRLEMEIRRLQDHNKDLREHLESANSHFPKATFSDITDTELRKELSKREVLISQLLTQTKELLAEKDRQEIELQAQRATLHEQRNHIDILDNALTNAQANVVRLEEECRKKQVYVERVAQLQKALTNLQQSSEKRLQVEKKLRAQHEKEIQALRSQQQGRSPSTVPKNESLDNVESLKKQMMEYEEKIIGLEAEVSKWEQRYIAESTMRQIAVDAASVPKDAKIAALEKTSQESEKLIAQARTEKLKQMDELYAANRKCMELESRIKDMEAKLAEKDAMIKVLQQHSQDKDAVFQNCVLGRPPRHARSASTVGLTTSTCHTTTTTGVSSLGRVSPSPTNTLHRRTGSASGSLLSISSESSSTALPSQSSPVTESVTATKKSLDEQLKELDSRLSRLDHKRSTSRERKASKSLLESMKEIICN
- the LOC129981327 gene encoding angiomotin-like isoform X2, which codes for MKSSRTHLVSRSKSPKCSYTQSGYHQNMSGSDTDVSTSTENLTVEEKKFLLNGVRQEPQGEETVTDDVDTISSNTLIIHDKISGDHNSPFYGKIYHQGKGMNKPVMDSDSIEKFKRLYAENEGIHHITPRSSPPVPLSPKSSSRRPMYSGLQKSPVHTQWEQYTSSNDHSPNKNQGLPAYSSGPYHYLSSPNSYQEAHPVQGITEIPKDYLAQSEVLKYLAKELNHQNVLTEINNYPPAPEYSKQMSDHRQISNVRRRGYGVLNLRSKSADRLSVSRSHPDLSHTKNFHSEDNSAKLSPGQQRPETHGRAIHGVDSEMVSMQTNQMIELLSAENTALKTELDLYYKKVSKLQKFELEIQKVHKAYEDLVQSSEKRERLEQSIRNRLEMEIRRLQDHNKDLREHLESANSHFPKATFSDITDTELRKELSKREVLISQLLTQTKELLAEKDRQEIELQAQRATLHEQRNHIDILDNALTNAQANVVRLEEECRKKQVYVERVAQLQKALTNLQQSSEKRLQVEKKLRAQHEKEIQALRSQQQGRSPSTVPKNESLDNVESLKKQMMEYEEKIIGLEAEVSKWEQRYIAESTMRQIAVDAASVPKDAKIAALEKTSQESEKLIAQARTEKLKQMDELYAANRKCMELESRIKDMEAKLAEKDAMIKVLQQHSQDKDAVFQNCVLGRPPRHARSASTVGLTTSTCHTTTTTGVSSLGRVSPSPTNTLHRRTGSASGSLLSISSESSSTALPSQSSPVTESVTATKKSLDEQLKELDSRLSSKDSIISALRAERERHPSHFWRV